Proteins found in one Paenibacillus sp. FSL R10-2782 genomic segment:
- a CDS encoding ABC transporter permease: protein MRRLFAVCQKELQAYLWTPTTYFALAVYMLLTGLLFYTNFVMYQPSILDYRLVLGDTLSMLLFVVPLLTMRLVAEEFRQGTDELLLTSPVSVTEMIVGKFLASLGMLLILVLCSLAYPVVMSFYGSLDWTLVFTSVIGLFMLGAAMMAIGLFASTLSQHQMMSAVVSFIILLVFWMLDSFGGQTGASADLQQWLEPFSLTARFDSFTKGLLNGADVLYYVTVAVLFLLFSIQVVERKRWR from the coding sequence ATGAGGCGCTTGTTCGCGGTCTGTCAAAAGGAGCTTCAAGCCTATTTATGGACGCCGACAACGTATTTTGCGCTTGCGGTGTACATGCTGCTGACGGGGCTGCTCTTTTACACGAATTTTGTCATGTATCAGCCAAGCATCTTGGACTATCGGCTGGTACTCGGTGACACGCTGTCCATGCTGTTGTTCGTTGTCCCACTGCTCACGATGAGGCTGGTAGCGGAGGAATTCAGACAGGGTACGGATGAGCTGTTACTTACCTCGCCAGTGAGTGTGACAGAAATGATTGTGGGTAAATTTTTGGCGTCGCTGGGCATGCTGCTGATTTTGGTGCTGTGCAGTCTGGCGTACCCGGTCGTGATGTCCTTTTACGGATCGCTGGACTGGACACTGGTATTTACGTCTGTGATCGGTCTGTTTATGCTGGGTGCAGCCATGATGGCCATTGGTCTGTTCGCTTCGACGCTTTCGCAGCATCAGATGATGTCGGCGGTCGTCAGCTTTATTATTTTGCTCGTGTTTTGGATGCTGGATTCGTTTGGTGGACAAACAGGCGCATCTGCGGACTTGCAGCAATGGCTGGAGCCTTTTTCACTAACCGCACGGTTTGACAGCTTCACCAAAGGATTGCTGAACGGAGCCGATGTGCTGTATTACGTGACAGTGGCGGTGCTCTTTTTGCTATTCAGCATCCAGGTGGTCGAACGGAAACGGTGGAGGTGA
- a CDS encoding sigma-70 family RNA polymerase sigma factor: protein MNQSQLTLVEQYRKKLYRIAWRIQYRARVQTNHEFVMEKNEAVATPSFTDSANSKMYTLQLINSLPSEIGKAIIFDLYILDKTEAQIARELKLSQQAVNKWKKKMLNQLSQMLSSSNCSN from the coding sequence ATGAATCAGTCTCAGCTAACATTGGTTGAGCAATATCGTAAGAAGCTATATCGCATTGCATGGAGAATCCAGTATCGTGCCCGGGTACAAACCAATCATGAATTTGTCATGGAAAAAAACGAAGCCGTCGCTACTCCATCTTTTACAGACTCTGCAAACTCTAAAATGTATACCCTACAGCTCATTAACTCTCTACCATCTGAGATCGGAAAAGCCATCATCTTTGACCTTTACATACTAGACAAAACCGAAGCACAGATTGCAAGAGAGCTGAAGCTATCCCAACAGGCGGTGAATAAATGGAAAAAGAAAATGCTGAATCAATTATCTCAGATGCTGAGTTCATCAAACTGCTCAAATTAG
- a CDS encoding GldG family protein: MKKWLGHTNSVVLSVAAAGIFILLTLFLRSLGGFQVDLTAGKQYTLSDQTLTAIQGVKEDIRLIAFTVSTSQNQKLNRDVTDMLSEYAKRNSKLKVEQYDLNQEPLLAKEYGVTEASIVLVQGEKKRVIDIGSLFTQAQGSSEGAYQFSGEEKLTSGLLGLSSTRQGKVVFLTGHEEIPLSQMTGLSSSLAQDNVKTEEVQLNQAGSVPKDASVLAIVGPQRDISATELKSIRTYLEGGGKLFLALGFHPNMQSDWKNLDALAADYGVKDTHAIVVDQEQTNTLGPLFTVPTFGSHAITDKLAASNLYPVLSLSIALQAGEQKNWKTTALLKSSAASYGETNIQGLLNNETQKDDKDPQGPLDLGYAVNGKDGKPKAIILGTSALMSDTEISTGGNRDFVLNSLNYVQEQSDGLTIRPRQEQDYKVVYLTPAQAKTIMTLSVIGLPLLFAAAGILLWWRRRRA, encoded by the coding sequence ATGAAAAAATGGCTGGGTCATACCAACAGTGTGGTATTGTCGGTTGCTGCTGCAGGTATTTTTATTTTGCTGACGCTGTTTCTGCGTTCGCTGGGAGGCTTTCAGGTGGATTTGACGGCAGGCAAGCAGTATACGTTGTCTGATCAGACATTGACGGCCATTCAGGGAGTGAAGGAAGACATACGGCTGATTGCTTTTACCGTATCGACTTCGCAAAATCAAAAGCTGAACCGGGACGTTACGGATATGCTGAGTGAATACGCCAAGCGTAACAGCAAGCTCAAGGTCGAGCAATATGATCTGAATCAGGAGCCGCTGCTGGCCAAGGAATACGGTGTCACCGAAGCATCCATCGTGCTGGTTCAGGGTGAGAAGAAACGTGTTATTGATATAGGTAGTCTGTTTACGCAGGCACAGGGAAGTAGCGAGGGAGCGTACCAGTTTAGCGGGGAAGAAAAGCTGACCAGCGGACTGCTAGGACTATCATCTACCCGTCAGGGAAAAGTCGTTTTCCTGACCGGACATGAGGAAATCCCTTTGTCCCAAATGACCGGATTGAGCAGCTCACTGGCGCAGGATAATGTAAAAACAGAAGAAGTGCAGCTCAATCAGGCGGGGAGTGTGCCTAAAGATGCATCGGTGCTGGCTATTGTGGGGCCACAACGAGATATCAGCGCGACGGAGCTGAAAAGCATTCGCACCTATTTGGAGGGTGGTGGAAAGCTTTTTCTGGCGTTGGGCTTTCATCCGAACATGCAATCGGACTGGAAAAACCTTGACGCACTGGCGGCGGATTACGGTGTGAAGGATACACATGCGATCGTGGTGGATCAGGAGCAGACGAATACGCTTGGACCTCTGTTTACAGTGCCTACCTTTGGCAGTCATGCAATTACCGATAAGCTGGCGGCCTCCAATCTGTACCCGGTGCTTTCGCTGTCTATTGCTTTGCAAGCAGGGGAGCAGAAGAATTGGAAGACTACGGCCTTGCTCAAATCTTCTGCTGCCAGCTATGGGGAAACGAATATTCAGGGGCTGCTAAACAACGAAACACAGAAGGATGACAAGGACCCGCAGGGGCCGCTTGATCTGGGTTACGCGGTAAATGGCAAGGATGGCAAACCCAAAGCCATTATTCTCGGAACGTCAGCCCTTATGAGCGACACCGAGATCAGCACGGGAGGCAATCGGGATTTTGTGCTGAACAGTCTGAATTATGTACAGGAACAATCTGACGGGCTTACCATTCGTCCTCGTCAGGAGCAGGATTATAAGGTGGTTTATTTGACTCCTGCGCAAGCGAAGACGATAATGACCCTATCCGTGATCGGATTGCCATTGTTGTTTGCGGCAGCCGGAATCTTATTATGGTGGAGGCGAAGAAGAGCATGA
- a CDS encoding YhcN/YlaJ family sporulation lipoprotein, with protein MPGTKKVISLTISAALLASMAALTGCGTANHNVRTNTTRYNAQSTHHMDGVNRFGVKSNGMDGMRLNQNANGTGHQIGNLQVDRNLSKRISELPDVKSATVLVGNRNAYVAVSLKDQANGTGVGTSSVKGTKHPMNTHGMTTYGVDGTRGNYTTDGITPGITDNGMSRPVTPPRRGDGLYGTMGTGSYGMIRGLADGTRTDIGRTDGTTVEGARTAYEPSTLTEAVKSRIANKVKQFAPSIEQVYVSANPDFVKHTTDFTRSVQNGHPIKGMSTQLADIIQRVFPTPAAGATHPTNGSTTAPTRPQNYTPAPMNHR; from the coding sequence ATGCCAGGGACTAAGAAGGTAATCAGTTTAACGATTTCTGCTGCTTTGCTCGCCAGTATGGCTGCTTTGACAGGGTGTGGGACTGCGAATCATAATGTCCGCACGAACACTACCCGCTATAATGCGCAAAGTACACATCATATGGATGGTGTGAACCGTTTCGGAGTTAAGTCCAACGGTATGGACGGAATGCGCTTAAACCAAAATGCCAATGGAACCGGACACCAAATTGGTAACCTGCAAGTCGATCGTAATTTGTCCAAACGTATATCCGAGTTGCCGGATGTAAAATCTGCGACAGTGCTGGTCGGTAATCGTAATGCTTATGTAGCGGTTTCCTTGAAGGATCAAGCCAACGGAACCGGTGTAGGTACTTCAAGCGTTAAAGGTACTAAGCATCCCATGAATACACATGGCATGACTACGTATGGGGTGGATGGTACAAGAGGCAACTATACCACCGATGGCATAACGCCGGGAATTACGGACAATGGAATGAGCCGACCCGTAACACCTCCGCGTCGTGGTGACGGATTGTACGGCACGATGGGTACTGGTTCTTATGGTATGATTCGTGGCTTGGCGGACGGTACCCGCACGGATATCGGACGCACGGATGGCACCACAGTGGAAGGTGCAAGAACTGCGTATGAGCCTAGTACGTTGACCGAAGCCGTCAAAAGTCGCATCGCCAACAAGGTAAAGCAATTTGCACCTTCGATTGAACAGGTATATGTATCGGCTAACCCGGATTTTGTAAAGCATACCACTGACTTTACACGCAGTGTGCAAAACGGTCATCCGATCAAAGGAATGAGTACCCAATTGGCAGATATCATTCAACGCGTATTCCCGACTCCTGCTGCTGGTGCAACTCATCCAACAAATGGATCAACAACCGCACCAACTCGTCCACAAAATTATACCCCTGCACCTATGAATCATCGCTAA
- a CDS encoding MurR/RpiR family transcriptional regulator, which produces MSPILHTLTHRLEQLPVQERKLAESILQAPGDVLHLGIRELSELCGVSPATVTRFCKSLHFKGYPDFKMKLAAELPRSNSDGEASYQDIVAGNSLSRIVEAIEANHTASIADTTRLLDFSKLEQAIAWLSATSRIDLYGMATSSIVAQDFYQKLIRIGKNSTAFADSHMQITSASSLGPGDVAFAVSYSGETQETIAALRCAQEQGARTLSLTSFGNNTLAGIADIALFSSSLEEGMRRGDMASRIAQLHIIDILFTGMVSANFDKYIPRLEGSYQQVSKLKKQPGGH; this is translated from the coding sequence ATGTCCCCTATTCTTCATACATTAACTCACAGATTGGAGCAGCTTCCAGTCCAAGAGCGCAAGCTGGCGGAATCCATTCTGCAAGCTCCGGGAGATGTGCTGCATCTGGGCATTCGGGAGCTGTCGGAGCTTTGTGGGGTGAGTCCGGCGACCGTTACGCGGTTTTGCAAATCACTGCATTTTAAAGGCTATCCCGATTTCAAAATGAAGCTGGCCGCCGAGCTGCCCCGTTCGAACAGTGACGGTGAAGCCTCCTATCAGGACATCGTCGCCGGAAATTCGCTCTCTCGTATCGTGGAAGCTATAGAGGCGAATCATACCGCATCCATTGCAGATACGACCCGACTGCTGGATTTCAGCAAGCTGGAGCAGGCGATTGCATGGCTGTCCGCCACAAGCCGCATTGATCTGTACGGCATGGCGACCTCCTCGATTGTGGCGCAGGATTTTTATCAAAAGCTCATTCGAATTGGAAAAAATAGTACCGCCTTCGCGGACTCGCACATGCAGATTACCTCTGCCTCCTCGCTTGGGCCAGGAGATGTCGCCTTTGCCGTCTCCTATTCGGGGGAAACACAGGAAACCATCGCGGCTCTGCGCTGTGCACAGGAACAGGGGGCCAGAACATTATCCCTGACCTCCTTCGGAAATAACACGCTGGCAGGTATTGCGGATATTGCGCTATTTTCCTCCTCGCTGGAAGAAGGGATGCGGCGTGGAGATATGGCGTCACGCATTGCCCAGCTTCATATCATAGATATCCTGTTTACAGGTATGGTCAGCGCGAATTTTGACAAATATATTCCGAGATTGGAAGGTTCATATCAACAAGTAAGCAAGCTCAAAAAACAACCAGGGGGCCACTGA
- the nagA gene encoding N-acetylglucosamine-6-phosphate deacetylase: MNSDETNSYLTQLLYGQVVIGDHMIEKGVVAIEGQSIVYAGAEDDLPADLIAAIVKNQNIGVAVEPNIVRLEGGYLLPGFIDIHVHGGNGEDFMDADPQVLDTITSFHGTQGTTAMLATTMTAPKERIDQVLSEVHAYMAQPMPYAQLEGVHLEGPFISPNWPGAQNPEHIQPPNLDWAQEWEQRYPGLVRQLTLAPEREGALELITWLRSHNITAALGHTDATYEEVERAVAAGLNHAVHSFNAMTPLHHRKPGAAGAVLADPRIEAEVIADGIHVHPAAVSLLAKLKREHNLILITDAMSATGLEDGQYTLGDLPVIVEGGVARLEDGVTLAGSTLTMIEGFRYLVRHVGLTIPEASQAASLNPAKSLNIADRTGSLEAGKQADVLLLDADLKLQGVWIKGIRR; this comes from the coding sequence TTGAACTCGGATGAAACGAATAGCTATTTAACCCAACTACTGTATGGACAGGTCGTCATTGGAGATCACATGATTGAAAAAGGGGTTGTCGCTATTGAGGGGCAATCCATCGTATATGCCGGTGCAGAGGATGATTTGCCTGCTGATCTAATTGCAGCAATAGTGAAAAATCAGAATATTGGTGTAGCGGTGGAGCCCAACATCGTGCGATTGGAAGGCGGCTACCTGCTGCCGGGCTTTATTGATATTCATGTTCACGGCGGTAACGGCGAGGACTTTATGGACGCTGACCCGCAGGTACTGGATACGATTACTTCTTTTCACGGCACCCAAGGAACGACCGCCATGCTGGCTACCACCATGACCGCACCAAAAGAGCGAATCGACCAGGTGCTAAGTGAGGTTCACGCCTATATGGCGCAGCCTATGCCCTATGCACAACTGGAGGGCGTACATCTGGAAGGTCCGTTCATTAGCCCGAACTGGCCTGGAGCGCAAAACCCGGAGCACATTCAACCGCCGAATCTGGATTGGGCGCAGGAATGGGAGCAGCGCTATCCCGGCCTTGTCCGCCAACTGACGCTTGCCCCGGAGCGGGAAGGCGCGCTAGAGCTGATTACCTGGCTGCGAAGCCATAACATTACTGCAGCTCTCGGTCATACGGATGCCACGTATGAAGAGGTGGAACGCGCAGTGGCGGCAGGCCTGAACCATGCGGTTCATTCATTTAATGCCATGACTCCGCTGCATCACCGCAAGCCGGGAGCCGCCGGAGCCGTGCTTGCCGATCCGCGCATTGAAGCGGAAGTTATTGCGGATGGTATTCACGTACATCCCGCTGCTGTCTCCCTGCTCGCCAAGCTGAAACGGGAGCACAACCTCATTCTGATCACCGATGCCATGTCTGCCACCGGGCTGGAGGACGGACAATACACACTCGGCGATTTACCAGTAATCGTGGAAGGCGGCGTGGCACGGCTAGAGGATGGCGTGACTCTGGCAGGAAGCACGCTGACAATGATTGAAGGCTTCCGGTATCTGGTTCGTCATGTGGGTCTGACCATTCCCGAGGCGTCACAAGCCGCTAGCCTGAATCCAGCTAAGTCCCTGAATATAGCGGATCGAACAGGCTCGCTTGAAGCAGGCAAACAAGCAGATGTTCTGTTACTGGATGCGGACTTAAAGCTGCAAGGCGTATGGATTAAAGGAATACGAAGATAG
- a CDS encoding phosphopantetheine-binding protein, which yields MQSQVIEMISAVKEDPELIGKLDGHSDIIHDAGLDSLQLVHFMLQVEDAFDVEIDFDSFELEHLSSVDAFCSYIQGISDAEKSPHPEGMETV from the coding sequence ATGCAAAGCCAAGTGATTGAAATGATCAGCGCGGTCAAGGAAGATCCTGAGCTGATCGGTAAGCTGGATGGACATTCGGACATTATTCATGATGCTGGACTGGATTCGTTGCAGTTGGTTCATTTCATGCTGCAAGTGGAGGATGCGTTTGACGTGGAAATTGATTTTGATTCCTTTGAGCTGGAGCATTTGAGCTCGGTAGATGCGTTTTGCAGCTACATTCAGGGAATCAGCGATGCGGAAAAATCGCCGCACCCGGAGGGAATGGAGACGGTCTGA
- a CDS encoding alpha/beta fold hydrolase — protein sequence MKKITVLMLIFLLSVTLVPVGAFAGSTTPEAPKAPAGSWVEGPPPNRVDPAKPALLFVHGLNSSAEVWTKNDNDMLQLARDAGYQTATINLYDANGTSQDMWDNGKLLADKIKVISNHFGKKLIIIAHSKGGVDTQTALVYNGAAPYVQRVITLSSPHHGSQLADLAYSSWAGWLADIVGSQNPGTSTLQTSYMKYFRSKTDALSNATTIPFFTFAGDNWSGGSASYILGGLYLSSFGKNDGVVTVDNAKLPGGRIVKVGPWDHAKVRTGSYVFSLIQPYLQANTPALNQETEALSAASSLTASALQSTYGEIDNSYFIRGGDYNGKASEILTVENGVKSIDLDWISDKRVSKLELTKPDGTSEIVNLKAGYDDEIFAGAWHHNAVIQNPKPGIYKLNATIPDTGAYLLIARYQAAQVPELKYNLNAVGPKLNLQPQDSPKSVTQVTYQVQYYGDPQQGMTPASKGLTVQQKTVNPTGQIELSKADKPGMYSVTYEIEGTTKAGYPYRRTAVQSIYIDADGNKYVD from the coding sequence TTGAAAAAGATCACCGTTTTGATGCTCATTTTTTTGTTGTCCGTCACTCTTGTCCCCGTCGGCGCCTTTGCAGGCTCCACTACACCCGAAGCCCCGAAAGCACCTGCTGGAAGTTGGGTAGAAGGCCCGCCACCTAATCGCGTTGATCCGGCTAAACCTGCGTTATTGTTTGTACATGGTTTGAACAGTAGCGCTGAGGTCTGGACTAAAAATGACAATGATATGCTTCAGCTCGCACGTGATGCCGGATATCAGACGGCCACCATTAATCTTTACGATGCAAATGGCACATCACAGGATATGTGGGACAATGGTAAGCTTCTAGCCGACAAAATTAAGGTCATTAGTAATCACTTTGGCAAAAAGCTCATTATCATCGCCCACAGCAAAGGTGGAGTGGATACCCAAACCGCTCTCGTATATAACGGAGCCGCTCCTTATGTACAACGTGTTATCACCCTCAGCAGTCCCCATCATGGCTCACAGCTTGCAGATCTTGCATACAGTAGCTGGGCTGGATGGCTGGCAGATATTGTCGGCTCACAAAATCCAGGTACCTCCACTCTACAGACATCTTACATGAAGTATTTCCGATCCAAGACTGATGCACTCAGCAACGCGACTACCATTCCTTTCTTCACGTTTGCTGGTGATAACTGGTCTGGCGGAAGCGCTTCCTACATACTGGGCGGACTTTATCTTTCATCCTTTGGCAAAAATGATGGAGTGGTCACAGTCGATAATGCAAAGCTTCCCGGTGGACGTATAGTCAAAGTCGGACCCTGGGATCATGCCAAAGTGCGTACCGGCTCTTACGTCTTCTCCCTGATCCAACCCTACCTCCAAGCAAACACTCCAGCATTGAATCAGGAAACTGAAGCACTTTCAGCAGCATCTTCCCTGACTGCTTCTGCTCTACAATCCACTTATGGCGAGATCGACAATTCATACTTTATCCGCGGCGGAGACTATAACGGAAAAGCCTCCGAAATCCTCACCGTTGAAAATGGTGTCAAATCCATTGATCTGGACTGGATCAGCGATAAACGTGTAAGTAAACTGGAACTGACCAAGCCTGACGGTACAAGCGAGATCGTTAATCTGAAAGCAGGTTATGATGACGAAATTTTTGCTGGTGCCTGGCATCATAACGCCGTCATTCAAAATCCAAAACCGGGTATCTATAAACTGAATGCCACGATTCCTGATACAGGAGCATATCTCCTGATTGCCCGTTATCAGGCCGCTCAAGTTCCTGAGCTGAAATATAATCTGAATGCCGTAGGTCCGAAGCTGAATCTGCAACCACAGGATTCCCCTAAAAGCGTTACACAAGTCACGTATCAGGTTCAATATTACGGTGATCCACAGCAAGGAATGACTCCCGCGTCCAAAGGTCTGACGGTACAACAAAAAACGGTCAACCCCACAGGACAAATCGAGCTGTCCAAAGCGGACAAGCCCGGCATGTATTCCGTAACCTATGAAATCGAGGGAACTACAAAGGCAGGCTATCCATACCGCCGTACAGCTGTTCAGTCCATTTATATTGACGCTGACGGGAATAAGTATGTTGATTAA
- the nagB gene encoding glucosamine-6-phosphate deaminase yields MNIRILNSREDLNATAAAVIASLLLNKPQAMLGLATGSTPIGIYRQLVEMYRKGQVSFARAYSVNLDEYVGLPPEHPQSYRSFMNEHLFQHIDIPLAHTRVPDGNAADLAAECAAHEQAILDHGPVDVQLLGIGHNGHIGFNEPGQGLKGATHVVDLEEGTRAANARFFGNIADVPKQAVTMGVGTILKAKQIILVAFGADKADIVKQAFTGPVTTECPASLLQCHPNVLILLDQEAGGWLI; encoded by the coding sequence ATGAACATACGTATTTTGAACAGCCGTGAAGACCTGAATGCTACCGCTGCCGCTGTGATCGCCAGTTTACTGCTGAACAAGCCTCAGGCCATGCTTGGGCTCGCTACCGGAAGTACACCTATCGGCATATACCGTCAGCTTGTAGAAATGTACCGTAAGGGACAGGTGAGCTTTGCACGAGCCTACTCCGTGAATCTTGATGAATACGTTGGCCTGCCCCCAGAACATCCGCAGAGCTACCGCAGCTTTATGAATGAGCACTTGTTTCAGCATATCGACATTCCTCTTGCCCATACACGCGTACCTGACGGTAATGCGGCCGATCTGGCAGCAGAATGTGCGGCCCACGAACAAGCAATTCTGGATCACGGACCCGTGGATGTCCAATTGCTCGGCATTGGCCACAACGGTCATATCGGCTTTAATGAACCCGGGCAAGGCCTGAAGGGAGCCACACATGTGGTAGATTTGGAAGAGGGGACGCGTGCAGCAAATGCCCGTTTTTTTGGCAATATAGCTGATGTACCCAAGCAAGCAGTCACAATGGGTGTAGGGACAATTCTAAAGGCGAAGCAAATTATACTGGTAGCTTTTGGCGCGGATAAGGCAGACATTGTCAAGCAGGCTTTCACTGGACCTGTAACCACAGAATGCCCGGCTTCCCTGCTGCAATGTCATCCCAACGTGCTAATTTTACTGGATCAGGAAGCGGGAGGTTGGTTAATTTGA
- a CDS encoding radical SAM protein yields the protein MQPKSNVLIDEKAFKLIKRNLKNASVSYRNATQDPAFKTDMPQTIGIKLTNRCNLRCTHCFEWNEEGYHHQMDKEEQNMDLAPDMLRQILSETKEAKSRLYMWGGEPMFHRRFDEILDVLAEDRREMTFCTNGLLIDKYLDRILDLSENLELLIAIEGFEREHDLIRGKGTFQKTMRQMDKLIELRDQGLYKGRVTVHAVINDNMIGRMYEFLQMLEDKRLDLVLLTFPWYISKETSLKMDDYFTQNFSWLRQLEEKNISSWHAFKYKINPDNIDPLMQELQRINERVWNIRVRYQPGLDYEEIDKFIHGEEMVSRCSNHCLALTSRTDILPDGKVMPCKFFSEFTIGSLREHSLKEIWNSDAYEKTRQTINHEGLTPVCSKCSVLYLHGAGSLKYI from the coding sequence ATGCAGCCCAAAAGCAATGTGCTGATTGATGAGAAAGCGTTCAAGCTCATCAAGCGCAACCTGAAAAACGCTTCTGTATCTTACCGTAACGCAACACAGGACCCTGCCTTCAAAACGGACATGCCCCAGACGATCGGCATTAAGCTGACCAACCGCTGCAACCTGAGATGTACGCACTGCTTTGAATGGAACGAGGAAGGCTATCATCATCAAATGGATAAAGAAGAGCAAAACATGGATCTTGCCCCGGATATGCTTCGGCAAATTTTGAGCGAGACGAAGGAGGCCAAGTCCCGGCTGTATATGTGGGGCGGAGAGCCGATGTTTCATCGGCGTTTTGACGAAATTTTGGACGTGCTGGCGGAAGATCGGCGAGAAATGACCTTTTGTACCAATGGACTGCTGATTGATAAATATTTGGACCGGATTTTGGATTTATCTGAAAATCTGGAGCTGTTAATAGCGATTGAAGGCTTTGAAAGAGAACATGATCTGATTCGCGGTAAAGGCACCTTTCAAAAAACGATGCGGCAGATGGATAAGCTGATTGAACTGCGTGACCAGGGATTGTACAAGGGACGGGTGACCGTCCATGCCGTCATTAACGATAACATGATCGGACGGATGTACGAGTTTCTGCAAATGCTGGAGGACAAGAGGCTGGATCTGGTGCTGCTGACGTTCCCCTGGTATATTTCCAAAGAAACCTCCCTAAAAATGGATGACTATTTTACACAAAACTTTTCTTGGCTCCGACAACTGGAGGAAAAAAATATTAGTAGCTGGCATGCTTTCAAATATAAAATCAACCCGGATAACATCGATCCTTTGATGCAGGAGCTACAACGGATCAATGAGCGGGTGTGGAACATTCGTGTGCGCTATCAGCCTGGTCTGGACTATGAGGAAATCGACAAATTTATACATGGAGAGGAAATGGTCAGTCGCTGCTCCAATCATTGCCTGGCGCTCACCTCCAGAACGGATATTTTGCCGGACGGCAAGGTGATGCCTTGCAAATTTTTTAGCGAATTCACGATTGGAAGCTTGCGAGAGCACAGTCTGAAGGAAATCTGGAATTCGGATGCGTATGAGAAAACACGCCAAACGATTAATCACGAAGGATTAACGCCGGTGTGCTCCAAATGCAGCGTATTGTATCTGCACGGAGCTGGCTCCCTGAAATATATTTAG
- a CDS encoding DUF4340 domain-containing protein: protein MRKWIPTVLLLVVLGAGIVYAKSQNFFREQAPAARQLVQLTQGNISSFAITGKEGKTVELTQRDGKWSMSKPQSYPLNGYTIDNWLAAIQNVKLGEVVETSPKDVAKYGISATGNQIQIKTKDGSEHTFAFGETLPSGDAAYVLSDKKEVASVPVDTLSGLLLGAADFTDTTPFDWDDDKLSGLEWEGQSASWMLKSSGDGGTGESSSTAWTLNGKSVTSDTATSLSQQIKNLASSQSLRKASELNHPVHRFTLSVSLGKQDEPQQVYQGWTVDGDPDTVWVVPPQSNWAYGLSVSDVKRIEQAGHDQAQAGK from the coding sequence ATGAGAAAATGGATACCCACCGTGCTGCTGTTAGTTGTATTGGGAGCGGGTATAGTCTATGCCAAGAGCCAAAACTTTTTTCGTGAACAAGCTCCTGCAGCTCGCCAACTGGTTCAGCTTACGCAGGGGAATATTTCGTCTTTTGCTATAACAGGGAAGGAAGGCAAGACGGTCGAACTTACACAACGTGATGGCAAATGGAGCATGAGCAAGCCGCAGTCTTATCCGTTAAACGGTTATACGATAGACAATTGGTTAGCTGCTATTCAAAATGTGAAGCTTGGTGAGGTGGTGGAAACCTCTCCAAAAGATGTAGCCAAATACGGAATCAGCGCCACCGGCAACCAAATTCAGATCAAGACCAAGGATGGAAGCGAGCATACCTTTGCTTTTGGCGAAACATTGCCTTCCGGAGATGCTGCTTATGTGCTGTCAGATAAAAAAGAGGTAGCCTCCGTACCTGTGGATACCCTTTCCGGGTTGTTACTGGGTGCAGCCGATTTTACGGATACGACGCCGTTTGACTGGGATGATGACAAGCTGAGCGGACTGGAGTGGGAAGGCCAGTCCGCGTCTTGGATGCTTAAGTCATCCGGTGACGGGGGAACCGGGGAAAGCTCTTCCACAGCTTGGACGCTGAATGGAAAGTCGGTAACCAGTGATACGGCGACCTCCTTATCGCAGCAAATCAAAAATCTGGCCAGCAGCCAATCCTTGCGTAAAGCCTCCGAGCTGAACCATCCTGTTCACCGCTTTACGCTGAGCGTATCGCTGGGCAAACAGGATGAGCCGCAGCAGGTGTATCAGGGCTGGACGGTGGACGGTGACCCGGATACCGTATGGGTCGTGCCTCCGCAAAGCAATTGGGCGTATGGTCTGTCCGTATCTGACGTGAAGCGTATTGAACAGGCTGGACATGACCAGGCTCAAGCTGGAAAATGA